From a region of the Salinispira pacifica genome:
- a CDS encoding MFS transporter — MLAIAVLAKFFVDTATQLFNPYLLVYASGAGLTGLTMGRLVSVRNLSGLVAPIIGGLADRYGYRRIMQVNLLLIASGILLFAAAGNLFWLVLAMLLWGAGQGGFAPNAHSYLSALLPYHKRSRYLGILEYSWALAGIFGLSVIGVLIEKSGWKLPLYILAGGMLISAVCMFVLPSRHGREEEDAVQTAKAGENSVQPVKPSRMERIRAFLHLGPNRRSAWAAIGVNFFNFFALFHLMISHGIFLETEYSLTPSRLGQVALMLGIADWAGSILVSTAGDRIGKRRSLMYGTMGMSLGFILLPILNISLIPALAGLIIPRFFFEFTTVSNFPLLSEQYPEGRGRVLALGVAGGLLGSTIAASTGPAMYLRFGLWGIGPVSAAANLCALALLIWLVKDGE; from the coding sequence ATGCTTGCAATCGCCGTTCTGGCCAAGTTCTTCGTGGATACCGCCACGCAGTTATTCAACCCATACCTGCTGGTGTACGCATCCGGTGCGGGTCTCACCGGGCTGACCATGGGCCGTCTGGTAAGCGTACGCAACCTGTCCGGGCTCGTTGCACCTATTATCGGGGGACTGGCCGACCGATACGGGTACCGTCGAATTATGCAGGTGAATCTGCTGCTAATCGCATCGGGAATTCTGCTGTTCGCTGCGGCGGGCAATCTCTTTTGGCTTGTACTGGCCATGCTGCTGTGGGGAGCCGGACAGGGAGGCTTTGCTCCAAACGCCCATTCCTACCTGAGCGCACTCCTCCCCTACCATAAACGATCCAGATACCTTGGGATTCTGGAGTATTCATGGGCTCTGGCGGGCATATTCGGCCTGTCGGTAATCGGGGTCCTTATCGAGAAAAGCGGATGGAAGCTGCCCCTCTACATTCTTGCAGGGGGAATGCTGATATCCGCCGTATGCATGTTTGTCCTACCTTCCCGGCACGGCCGGGAGGAGGAAGATGCCGTTCAGACGGCAAAGGCCGGAGAGAATTCAGTCCAGCCGGTGAAACCCAGCCGAATGGAACGCATCCGGGCCTTCTTGCATTTAGGCCCCAATCGCCGGTCAGCCTGGGCTGCAATCGGAGTGAACTTTTTCAATTTTTTCGCTCTGTTTCATCTGATGATATCCCACGGAATTTTTCTGGAAACCGAGTATTCTCTCACCCCCTCCCGGCTTGGACAGGTTGCGCTCATGCTGGGGATTGCCGACTGGGCAGGAAGTATTCTGGTGAGTACAGCCGGAGACAGGATTGGCAAGCGCAGGAGCCTCATGTACGGAACCATGGGAATGAGTCTGGGGTTCATATTGCTTCCGATATTGAATATTTCTCTCATCCCCGCCCTTGCGGGACTGATTATTCCGCGGTTCTTTTTTGAGTTTACCACTGTGAGCAACTTTCCCCTCTTAAGCGAACAGTATCCTGAGGGAAGAGGCCGGGTGCTTGCTCTGGGCGTTGCAGGCGGACTTCTGGGGTCGACTATTGCCGCATCAACAGGTCCGGCAATGTACCTTCGCTTCGGATTATGGGGAATCGGTCCCGTCTCCGCTGCAGCGAACCTGTGTGCCCTTGCACTGCTGATATGGCTTGTGAAGGACGGCGAATAA
- a CDS encoding Lhr family helicase, which translates to MFFPVSLNQTFTGSPQPSEDPGSKLEALKNRVYRLFLRHGIVDRRTLEDEGRPFSWKELLPALRLMELSGEIIGGKLCDQRRGIQFAMNELVSRKNYRPGQQSETDSPTKQRGWYWLNAADPCLFPELIDERRSVHNFLIFLSVNENSFKLAEIQGNGKEIRLYPAETSIETHSDISDGEQTERICSMETLQSIIISFFRNHLIKLPVARKGITIHRIDDGPAQSSELGKQMVNEGFIPMPGGILKLWKY; encoded by the coding sequence ATGTTCTTTCCGGTTTCCCTGAATCAAACCTTCACCGGCTCGCCCCAGCCATCGGAAGATCCGGGAAGTAAGCTTGAAGCACTGAAAAACAGGGTGTACCGTCTCTTTCTGCGACATGGAATCGTTGACCGCAGAACCCTTGAGGACGAAGGAAGGCCATTCTCCTGGAAAGAGTTACTGCCTGCTCTGCGTCTCATGGAGCTTTCCGGGGAAATTATCGGCGGTAAGCTGTGCGATCAGCGAAGGGGAATCCAGTTCGCCATGAATGAACTGGTTTCCCGGAAAAATTACCGTCCAGGTCAGCAATCAGAGACAGATAGCCCGACCAAACAGAGAGGCTGGTACTGGCTGAATGCCGCAGATCCCTGTCTGTTTCCGGAATTGATTGACGAACGTCGCAGTGTCCACAATTTTCTGATCTTTCTTTCAGTGAATGAAAACTCTTTCAAACTCGCAGAGATCCAGGGCAACGGAAAAGAGATTCGGCTGTATCCGGCTGAGACTTCTATTGAAACGCATTCAGATATATCAGACGGAGAACAGACGGAGAGAATCTGCAGCATGGAAACGCTGCAAAGCATCATCATCAGCTTCTTCCGGAATCACCTGATCAAGCTCCCGGTTGCCCGGAAGGGAATTACCATCCACCGGATTGATGACGGTCCCGCCCAGTCCAGTGAACTCGGCAAACAGATGGTCAATGAAGGGTTTATCCCCATGCCCGGCGGCATACTCAAGCTTTGGAAGTACTGA
- a CDS encoding DEAD/DEAH box helicase, which produces MSQAFSQFHPLIRSWFDSRFDAPTEIQAEAWRRTAAGEHLLISAPTGSGKTLSAFLWAINALIQGSFRGKVLYISPMKALNNDILRNLDTTLREIKELAEASNTEIPHIRTGIRSGDSSPAERSRLLKYPPDIFVTTPETLNIMLTSGNGRMMLEDISLVILDEIHVIAGSKRGTLLMLNLERLEALKTGSNIQRLGISATVRPVEKVASFLGGYESSSSPRRVSVIEDPMPRKYQLEIKLGEGTDSSWWDRQIPVIADEIKNHRSSIIFCNSRRAAEKASMLLNEYFDETIVFAHHGSLSREYRYWVEQELKEGRLRAVAATSTLELGIDVGDVDRVILLQAPFSLSSAVQRIGRSNHRLDGVSSAVFVPLHPREILSAVGISRAVCRGIIEEVIIPENCLDILAQMIISETAGRSIVYNDLYSLIRRSYPYRNLGEEFFRNVIEMLAGRFESTRIRELKPRLTISLPDSPAAPDSPASGSRLESREGLRYLIYSSGGTIPDRGYFELRISGSDEKIGELDEEFVFERSLGDRFTLGNRVWKIDEMDNRSVKVSPTTRSAMLAPFWRADTLGMDPLMAEQIAQELNRLEEVLKSSRESDAPAAQMLNLPDQVSMDERAAQELIRWVDGQRTLSETRDTLPGRERIVIEELDDPSLTPDLIHLVIHNLQGGRVNAPLLMCIQRRFARRYGIALTGIYNDDGVILSVPREYRSYAPLSGLTSDSVDTLLAESLPGSGVFGARFRVNAARALLILRQGFSQRTPLWLQRMRSKQLLERVYGMKEFPITNETWRELFDHDFALKELKEHLDRIESGETEISRIVTGHPGPFSSDIMWQLNNEYLYADDSMELPSGESTGKGLWWLRTLIQSAEPLPEIPQEILREYLDKMRRLIPEYAPGNTEELQLYLSDRRIISEEELSELKQALEHKDEQDGDEPAAAPIRSDHSNLSAELFRFLSREGFFRDTQAGPIWLHSSCSPVSREKLALEWLGWQGPVAHEKFMSLWGEDILTGIIDYDEVLELESGEPGSRSICLRETLERLLRMRRRNMRQYSAALTLTELQEVNRKLQGIHVSPLPSDSLPHLPAADEEGYTRLFESLSGRELNAGLLRRGLFEARLATVSPALGEGVFRQRDMVWTCTGPQTLCFASREDSSDYFPRVGDEQAAAPAAVSELTAGQTWELLRQGYLMNDSFQAMGTAAEKLSSPREKTPGSSPTNENDYQQDLSEGISSKRSAALRLWETAMRGGNPGASVVAPYLAETPLPGVGNCRECSFRFP; this is translated from the coding sequence GTGTCCCAGGCTTTTTCTCAGTTTCATCCGCTGATACGCAGTTGGTTTGATTCCCGCTTTGATGCGCCCACAGAAATACAGGCAGAAGCCTGGAGACGCACCGCCGCAGGGGAACACTTGCTGATCTCTGCCCCCACCGGAAGCGGCAAGACCTTGTCCGCCTTCCTGTGGGCAATCAATGCGCTCATTCAGGGCAGTTTCCGGGGAAAGGTGCTGTACATATCTCCCATGAAAGCGCTGAATAATGACATCCTGAGAAACCTGGATACTACTCTCCGGGAAATCAAGGAACTTGCAGAGGCAAGCAATACAGAGATCCCCCATATCCGCACCGGAATTCGCTCGGGTGACAGTTCTCCGGCGGAGCGCTCAAGGCTGCTGAAGTATCCGCCGGATATTTTTGTGACAACACCGGAAACACTCAACATCATGCTCACTTCAGGGAACGGTCGGATGATGCTGGAGGATATAAGCCTGGTGATCCTCGATGAAATTCATGTCATCGCCGGATCCAAACGGGGAACCCTCCTCATGCTGAACCTTGAACGGCTGGAAGCATTGAAAACCGGAAGCAACATCCAGCGCCTTGGCATATCAGCCACCGTGCGGCCAGTTGAGAAGGTTGCCTCGTTTCTCGGAGGATACGAAAGCTCCTCATCTCCCCGGCGGGTATCTGTTATCGAAGATCCCATGCCCAGGAAATATCAGCTGGAAATCAAACTGGGAGAGGGAACAGATAGCAGCTGGTGGGACCGACAGATTCCGGTTATTGCCGATGAAATCAAAAATCACCGCAGCAGCATCATTTTCTGCAACAGCCGGAGGGCGGCGGAAAAAGCGTCAATGCTTCTGAATGAGTACTTTGATGAAACCATCGTTTTCGCACACCACGGGTCATTGAGCAGGGAATACCGCTACTGGGTGGAACAGGAACTGAAGGAAGGCCGCCTGAGGGCGGTTGCCGCCACATCAACCCTGGAACTGGGCATTGATGTGGGTGACGTGGATCGGGTCATCCTTCTCCAGGCTCCCTTCAGCCTGAGTTCCGCCGTGCAGCGCATTGGCCGATCCAACCACCGGCTTGACGGGGTATCCAGCGCAGTGTTTGTGCCTCTCCATCCCCGGGAAATTCTTTCCGCCGTCGGCATATCAAGAGCGGTGTGCCGGGGAATCATCGAGGAGGTGATCATACCTGAGAACTGCCTGGACATTCTGGCTCAAATGATAATCTCCGAAACCGCCGGAAGAAGCATTGTATATAATGACCTGTATTCACTGATTCGGCGCAGCTACCCCTATCGAAACCTGGGGGAGGAATTTTTCCGGAACGTAATTGAGATGCTGGCCGGCCGCTTTGAGTCCACCAGAATCCGGGAGCTGAAACCCCGCCTGACCATATCTCTCCCCGATTCCCCTGCGGCTCCGGATTCCCCCGCATCGGGATCCCGTCTGGAGAGCCGGGAGGGGTTACGGTATCTGATATACAGCAGCGGAGGAACCATTCCCGACAGGGGGTACTTCGAGCTGCGCATCAGCGGGAGCGATGAAAAGATCGGCGAACTGGACGAGGAGTTTGTTTTCGAGCGGAGTCTTGGGGACCGCTTCACCCTGGGAAACCGCGTCTGGAAAATCGATGAAATGGACAATCGAAGCGTGAAGGTTTCCCCCACCACACGCAGCGCCATGCTTGCTCCTTTCTGGCGGGCCGATACCCTGGGCATGGATCCGCTCATGGCGGAACAGATTGCCCAGGAGCTGAACCGTCTGGAAGAGGTACTGAAATCTTCCCGGGAATCAGATGCCCCTGCGGCACAGATGCTCAATTTACCGGACCAGGTCTCCATGGACGAGAGGGCTGCACAGGAACTGATCCGGTGGGTGGATGGCCAGCGCACATTATCGGAAACACGGGATACCCTCCCGGGCCGGGAGCGGATTGTCATTGAGGAACTGGATGATCCATCTCTCACCCCGGATCTGATCCATCTGGTGATTCATAATCTTCAGGGCGGACGGGTGAATGCTCCTCTGCTGATGTGCATTCAGCGCAGATTTGCCAGGCGTTACGGGATTGCCCTTACCGGGATATATAATGATGATGGAGTTATCCTTTCAGTTCCCAGAGAATATCGGAGCTATGCCCCCCTCTCCGGCCTGACTTCAGATTCAGTGGATACTCTTCTGGCTGAATCTCTCCCGGGCAGCGGCGTATTCGGAGCACGGTTCCGGGTGAATGCCGCCCGAGCTCTTCTGATACTCCGGCAGGGATTCTCTCAGCGGACGCCCTTGTGGCTGCAGCGAATGCGCAGCAAGCAGCTTCTTGAACGGGTGTACGGCATGAAAGAGTTTCCCATCACCAATGAAACCTGGCGAGAGCTGTTCGATCACGATTTTGCCCTGAAAGAATTGAAGGAGCATCTGGACAGAATCGAATCGGGGGAGACGGAAATTTCCCGTATCGTCACAGGGCACCCCGGACCCTTCAGTTCAGACATTATGTGGCAGCTGAACAATGAATATCTCTATGCGGATGACAGCATGGAACTGCCTTCGGGAGAGTCCACAGGGAAGGGCCTGTGGTGGCTGAGAACTCTTATTCAATCCGCCGAACCTCTCCCGGAAATCCCGCAGGAGATACTCAGGGAATATCTGGATAAAATGCGCAGACTCATCCCCGAATACGCCCCGGGCAATACTGAGGAGCTGCAGCTCTATCTCAGCGATCGACGGATTATTTCAGAGGAAGAGCTCAGCGAGCTCAAACAGGCACTGGAACACAAGGATGAACAGGATGGAGACGAGCCTGCTGCTGCACCCATCCGTTCAGATCATTCAAATCTATCTGCGGAACTCTTCCGGTTTCTTTCCCGGGAAGGCTTTTTCCGGGATACCCAGGCTGGCCCCATCTGGTTGCACAGCAGCTGTTCTCCTGTTTCCCGGGAGAAGCTGGCGCTGGAATGGCTGGGGTGGCAGGGGCCTGTTGCCCATGAGAAATTTATGAGTCTTTGGGGGGAGGACATACTCACCGGGATCATAGATTACGATGAGGTTCTGGAACTTGAAAGCGGTGAACCGGGCAGCCGGAGTATCTGCCTTCGGGAAACCCTGGAGCGTCTTCTGCGGATGCGGCGCAGGAATATGCGTCAGTACAGCGCAGCTTTGACGCTCACGGAATTACAGGAGGTCAACAGAAAACTTCAGGGTATTCATGTGTCTCCCCTGCCCTCTGATTCCCTCCCACATCTTCCTGCCGCCGATGAAGAAGGCTATACACGACTGTTTGAATCCCTTTCCGGTCGGGAGCTGAACGCCGGGCTGCTGCGCAGAGGGCTTTTTGAAGCCCGGCTGGCTACAGTATCCCCTGCGCTTGGAGAAGGAGTGTTCAGGCAACGTGACATGGTCTGGACCTGTACCGGGCCGCAAACACTGTGTTTCGCATCCAGGGAAGATTCTTCTGATTATTTTCCCCGGGTTGGAGATGAACAAGCAGCAGCCCCAGCGGCGGTTTCAGAATTGACTGCCGGCCAAACCTGGGAATTACTCCGGCAGGGATATCTCATGAACGATTCTTTTCAGGCCATGGGTACTGCCGCAGAAAAACTTTCCTCACCCCGGGAAAAAACGCCGGGCAGCAGCCCGACAAACGAAAATGACTATCAGCAGGACCTGTCTGAGGGCATCAGCTCCAAGCGCTCAGCGGCTTTACGGCTGTGGGAAACAGCAATGCGGGGCGGCAATCCCGGAGCCAGTGTCGTTGCCCCGTATCTCGCCGAAACTCCCCTGCCGGGAGTCGGGAACTGTCGGGAATGTTCTTTCCGGTTTCCCTGA
- a CDS encoding YjjG family noncanonical pyrimidine nucleotidase yields the protein MQPKFDWLLFDADHTLLDFDASEAHAFRSACTRMELEYQESWFPVYKNINRRLWQDLEQGRISSGELRLQRFQQFCDALPRDALSSDPDAHRFSACFLEELQNTAHLMEGAEEILRNLRPHFSLAIISNGIRETQHKRLERTGLKPLFQHIIVSEDAGAAKPDPAFFTHTFSLLGSPLNRERMLVIGDNLGSDILGANRAGLPSCWFNPGNAENPGTAKHDFEIQNLSQLAEIVFAE from the coding sequence ATGCAACCGAAATTCGACTGGCTTTTATTCGATGCCGATCATACTCTTCTGGACTTTGATGCGTCCGAGGCACATGCCTTCCGGTCAGCCTGTACCCGGATGGAGCTGGAATATCAGGAAAGCTGGTTTCCCGTCTACAAAAATATCAACCGCCGTCTCTGGCAGGATCTCGAGCAGGGCCGCATAAGCTCAGGGGAACTCAGGCTCCAGCGTTTTCAGCAATTCTGTGACGCACTGCCCCGGGACGCCCTTTCCTCCGATCCGGATGCCCACCGCTTCAGCGCATGCTTTCTGGAAGAGCTGCAGAACACCGCACATCTCATGGAAGGGGCGGAGGAGATTCTTCGGAATCTGAGACCGCATTTCTCCCTGGCCATTATCAGCAACGGGATCCGTGAAACCCAGCATAAGCGCCTGGAGCGCACAGGCCTGAAACCCCTGTTCCAGCATATTATTGTTTCGGAGGATGCAGGTGCGGCCAAACCGGATCCCGCTTTTTTCACCCACACCTTTTCCCTGCTGGGCAGCCCGCTGAACAGAGAAAGAATGCTGGTAATCGGAGATAATCTCGGCTCGGATATTCTGGGTGCCAACAGGGCCGGCCTTCCATCCTGCTGGTTTAATCCGGGAAATGCAGAGAATCCCGGTACTGCGAAGCACGATTTCGAAATTCAAAACTTGAGCCAGCTGGCGGAAATTGTGTTCGCTGAGTGA
- a CDS encoding tRNA threonylcarbamoyladenosine dehydratase, which yields MERFSRISRLIGEEKLKLLQHSRVTLVGVGAVGSYALEALARSGIGSFRLVDFDSIHPSNINRQLIALESTLGMNKVEAARNRVLDINPRCRVEVCSLAAGEDTLDEIFSPMESPLLPTDMLVDAIDSLYPKADILEYAWQQGIPAVSSMGAALRSDPAYIRIDDLMSTRMCPVAKKLRLILRKRGVGRGITTVYSTEEVVFDYQSAERNRPAEEIPDQRQNLNGPRHVLGSLPTLTGIFGLYLANTVIEQICGGFFKAESTAKQRKSD from the coding sequence ATGGAAAGGTTTTCACGGATTTCCCGACTCATCGGTGAGGAAAAACTCAAACTGCTGCAGCATAGCAGGGTTACTCTGGTAGGCGTGGGTGCAGTGGGCAGCTACGCCCTGGAGGCCCTGGCCAGAAGCGGGATCGGATCTTTCCGCCTGGTGGATTTTGACAGCATTCATCCCTCCAACATTAATCGTCAGCTGATCGCCCTTGAATCCACCCTGGGTATGAATAAAGTGGAGGCTGCCCGGAACCGGGTGCTGGATATCAACCCACGCTGCAGAGTTGAGGTATGCTCCCTAGCGGCGGGAGAGGATACACTGGATGAGATTTTCAGCCCCATGGAATCTCCGTTACTTCCCACGGATATGCTGGTGGATGCAATAGACTCCCTTTATCCCAAAGCCGATATCCTTGAGTACGCCTGGCAGCAGGGCATTCCCGCCGTTTCCTCCATGGGGGCAGCCCTTCGCAGTGATCCTGCATATATCCGGATTGATGATTTAATGAGCACACGTATGTGTCCGGTGGCCAAAAAGCTGAGACTGATACTCCGTAAACGGGGTGTGGGTCGGGGAATTACCACCGTGTACTCCACTGAAGAAGTAGTCTTCGATTATCAGTCCGCGGAACGAAACCGACCGGCGGAAGAAATTCCGGATCAGCGGCAAAATCTCAATGGTCCCCGGCATGTACTGGGCAGTCTCCCCACTCTCACAGGCATTTTCGGTTTGTATCTGGCGAACACCGTAATTGAACAGATCTGCGGAGGCTTTTTCAAAGCAGAAAGTACTGCAAAACAGAGAAAGTCTGACTGA
- a CDS encoding TatD family hydrolase, which produces MRSAILDAHLHTQDTPDSVFSGYLRCISCSAGTEDWQELAANRDPRVHPYAGIHPAHIRNKPDGRSDKKQPAPRGGDPRLRRLRELLESRPDMGVGEIGMDRSLYSRVSRQLQEEYFSRQLQIALEYHRPAVLHVLNCAGAAAEVLERNSPDIPIMLHSWYEHTENLKRFLKFNCYFSVGPGGHWKHRRTWEGNARKSSSAHWLKAIPMDRLLIESDWPHGSEREDGHTSHSQLLLSMYERVAAILEIDRDELIDIVLRNGKVFTDFPTHR; this is translated from the coding sequence ATGAGATCCGCCATTCTGGATGCCCACCTCCACACCCAGGACACTCCGGACAGCGTATTCTCCGGCTATCTTCGATGCATCAGCTGTTCAGCAGGCACGGAAGACTGGCAGGAACTTGCTGCGAACCGTGACCCCCGGGTCCACCCGTATGCGGGAATTCATCCGGCTCATATCCGCAACAAGCCCGACGGACGTTCGGATAAAAAACAACCTGCCCCCCGCGGCGGGGATCCTCGACTCCGGCGGCTCCGTGAACTGCTGGAAAGCCGCCCCGACATGGGCGTGGGAGAAATCGGCATGGACAGGAGTCTTTACTCCCGAGTTTCCCGGCAGCTGCAGGAGGAGTATTTTTCCCGTCAACTTCAGATTGCCCTAGAATATCATCGGCCGGCGGTACTGCACGTGTTGAACTGTGCGGGTGCTGCGGCAGAAGTGCTTGAGAGAAACAGCCCTGATATCCCCATCATGCTTCATTCCTGGTATGAGCATACCGAGAATCTTAAACGCTTCCTCAAATTCAACTGTTATTTTTCCGTTGGTCCCGGTGGGCACTGGAAGCACAGGCGAACCTGGGAAGGAAATGCCCGGAAGAGCAGCTCAGCTCACTGGCTGAAAGCCATACCCATGGACCGTCTGCTCATCGAAAGCGACTGGCCTCACGGATCAGAACGGGAGGACGGGCATACAAGCCATTCACAGCTTTTACTTTCGATGTATGAGCGGGTTGCCGCAATTCTGGAAATTGACAGAGATGAGCTGATTGATATAGTACTCAGAAATGGAAAGGTTTTCACGGATTTCCCGACTCATCGGTGA
- a CDS encoding tRNA-binding protein has product MNAFIGWDDFEKVDIRVGTIVDAQIFQEARVPAYILRIDLGDDLGILKSSARLTDLYSLESLIGRQVLAVVNFHPKQIGPIQSQCSVLGFYDAHQRVVLAVSDTVSGREIHNGARLL; this is encoded by the coding sequence ATGAATGCATTTATCGGCTGGGATGATTTTGAAAAGGTGGATATACGGGTCGGCACCATTGTGGATGCTCAAATCTTTCAGGAAGCCCGTGTTCCCGCCTACATTCTGAGAATTGATCTCGGGGATGATCTGGGCATCCTGAAATCCAGTGCACGCCTTACAGATCTGTACAGCCTTGAATCATTAATCGGCCGTCAGGTACTTGCGGTAGTGAATTTTCATCCAAAGCAGATTGGGCCAATACAATCCCAATGCAGTGTGCTGGGGTTTTATGATGCACACCAACGGGTGGTTTTGGCGGTTTCCGATACAGTAAGCGGCCGTGAGATTCATAATGGTGCCCGCCTGCTCTGA
- the dinB gene encoding DNA polymerase IV → MRSHTALWFHVDMDAFFAAVEQRDHPEYRGKPVIVGAKPGERGVVSTCSYEARRFGVHSAMPVSQAYRLCPDGIYVHPRMKEYSKASHEIMKIFSDFSPEVIQVSIDEAFINMTGTQGIFGPPEEAAQRLKKQVFDTSGLTITVGAATNRLVAKMASAYRKPDGLTIIPPGGEQEFISSLRISDLWGVGKKTRQKLEDLNIRDIGQIVQIPRQTLQNLLGKSGGEYMFQIVRGIDPGIYDREVKSHSISNEHTFGADCRDPQVIEDTLFTLAHGIIFRLHAEGGKSRTLVLKLRLADFSTSTIQRRSAREIITVEDCYRIALDLLKQKWDSRTPVRLIGLGFASVGSQDDFTQTELFETGEEKRSRAEQAVLELKTKYDSLNISKARTLIDSRRRKEPGKKQPPGRDQNPFGE, encoded by the coding sequence ATGCGAAGCCACACTGCTCTCTGGTTTCATGTTGATATGGACGCATTCTTCGCAGCGGTGGAACAGCGGGATCATCCCGAATACCGGGGGAAACCGGTAATAGTCGGAGCAAAGCCCGGGGAACGGGGGGTTGTCTCCACATGTTCCTATGAGGCGAGAAGATTCGGTGTTCACAGTGCCATGCCTGTCAGTCAGGCATACCGTCTCTGTCCCGACGGTATTTATGTCCATCCGCGGATGAAGGAATATTCAAAGGCCAGTCATGAAATTATGAAGATATTCTCCGACTTCAGTCCGGAAGTAATCCAGGTGTCAATCGATGAGGCATTCATTAACATGACCGGCACTCAGGGAATTTTCGGTCCTCCCGAGGAAGCTGCTCAACGCCTCAAGAAGCAGGTTTTTGATACAAGCGGCCTCACCATCACAGTCGGGGCCGCCACAAACCGCCTGGTGGCCAAAATGGCTTCGGCATACCGGAAACCCGACGGACTTACCATTATCCCCCCCGGGGGCGAACAGGAGTTTATCAGCAGTCTCCGGATTTCCGATTTGTGGGGTGTTGGAAAAAAGACCAGACAAAAACTTGAGGACCTGAATATCAGGGACATCGGCCAGATCGTACAAATTCCCAGACAGACCCTGCAAAATCTCCTGGGTAAATCCGGGGGAGAGTACATGTTCCAGATCGTTCGGGGTATTGATCCGGGCATATATGACAGAGAAGTGAAAAGTCATTCCATCAGCAATGAGCATACCTTCGGCGCTGACTGCAGGGATCCTCAGGTCATTGAAGATACCCTGTTCACCCTTGCCCACGGCATTATTTTCCGGCTTCACGCCGAGGGCGGCAAAAGCAGAACTCTGGTCCTGAAACTTCGCCTTGCCGATTTCAGCACATCCACCATTCAGCGGCGCTCTGCCCGGGAGATCATCACTGTTGAAGACTGCTACCGGATAGCCCTGGATTTACTGAAACAGAAGTGGGACTCCAGAACGCCGGTCCGGCTCATAGGACTGGGGTTCGCCTCTGTGGGCAGTCAGGATGACTTCACCCAGACAGAACTATTTGAAACCGGAGAGGAAAAACGGTCCCGGGCTGAGCAGGCGGTACTTGAGCTGAAAACCAAATACGACTCCCTGAACATCTCCAAGGCCAGGACGCTCATTGATTCCCGTCGGCGGAAAGAGCCCGGGAAGAAGCAGCCGCCGGGGAGAGATCAAAATCCTTTCGGGGAATAA